The following are encoded together in the Solenopsis invicta isolate M01_SB chromosome 14, UNIL_Sinv_3.0, whole genome shotgun sequence genome:
- the LOC105207674 gene encoding serine/threonine-protein kinase GL21140 isoform X1, with protein sequence MMEEPLSQSASPASGGNFSVSDGGELNSTTIVSLDERILDITSRHTLNVLRTPPTKKAKRVRFFRNGDKYYTGVVMAVTPERYRSFDSLATDLTRALVSNVTLPNGVRTIYTMDGRKIQTVSDLEDGKCYVVSGQGEIFKKVEYSASKVRRGSSLSGLPQSPATSSGGGGTGRQISAIPLCVKARIVTLIRHGTKPRKVMRLLLNKRNAPSLEHAMEAITEAVKLDTGAVRKVYTLSGQQVTSLEQFFENDDIFVAYGPEKSVQEDFELDFEESKCVQSFRRCPWSFKRQSGPMPRMPRKSGKKTLSTPQVRTPSPSSLILPQPLRLHYTVGHIIGDGNFAVVRHCTHKSSGAEYAMKIVDKYKCQGKETMLASEVAILRQVCHPNIISLIAEQDTAEQLFLVMELVKGGDLFDAIAVATKFSEAEASVMISHLTSALAYLHSHHIVHRDVKPENLLVEMDGSHVRCLKLGDFGLAQVVREPLYTVCGTPTYVAPEILAETGYGLKIDVWAAGVILYILLCGFPPFVSVDNEQEELFERILSGQYEFTSPYWDTISDSAKQLISNMLQAQPELRFSAEDVLDHPWLAQSFLGGEQTAATATATDASAEQYWDQQRKPIRLATFEFDFKKQRNQRQDDDTKTRADWKNDIDCHDSPFIDTRKKLDEQNHDEIDFANGNSNENDEVFLSSDCLRDINSLSRSMHDLIDSLNDNKTPRRRLESQSATSSLNSIPENLNTCNYRSNSPIRCSIIEKTVTFPRNHRGDQKNGNSVKEPRYRYIHTSSIHSNCETPKSTHKSTNRQSKCNQKNFYAKLNRENKFDSDDFRNSNATASTSSDSLTGDSSTGNDIETSDSFVNIQFARLTRGQKSSSTQSMESTDSFENVSFQYMNRNNCLDDHSSPISSKLVNNQTQNTTAARILQTRIAVLNTLRSSKLDNQPDKKNCNSPFNLVQEMGKCDMNEPVKLRHERYVNKKSHQIDSQSFKNKRYSCFSPCTTKGLPEEVGGSGGNKVTPRKFNSTDELRDEVRQKPAARTKRFSLYYTPQPLRKTYESEAKTGRITYKATGRTQKSEMSKGKDGEEIERMEKVDKNRRSVIGASTIASRSKSNRQNVHVKSSGILNTTRTK encoded by the exons ATGATGGAGGAACCATTGAGTCAAAGTGCCTCACCGGCCAGTGGTGGTAACTTTTCAGTGAGCGACGGCGGTGAATTGAATTCGACCACCATAGTCAGTTTAGACGAAAGGATATTGGATATCACGTCGCGGCATACCCTAAATGTTCTCAGAACCCCCCCGACCAAGAAGGCCAAAAGAGTTCGATTCTTCCGCAATGGAGACAAGTATTATACAGGTGTGGTAATGGCAGTGACGCCTGAAAGATATCGCAGTTTTGATAGCCTCGCGACCGACCTGACTCGTGCCCTGGTGTCGAACGTTACCCTGCCCAATGGCGTGCGAACGATATATACTATGGACGGTCGCAAGATACAGACCGTCAGCGATCTGGAGGATGGCAAGTGCTACGTGGTGTCTGGTCAGGGCGAGATCTTTAAAAAGGTTGAATATTCGGCGTCCAAAGTCCGTCGAGGAAGCTCGCTATCCGGGTTGCCACAGTCGCCGGCGACCAGCAGCGGTGGCGGTGGCACCGGCAGGCAGATCAGCGCCATTCCGCTGTGCGTAAAGGCGCGCATAGTGACGCTGATCCGCCACGGTACCAAGCCCCGCAAAGTAATGCGATTGCTGTTGAACAAGCGCAACGCGCCGAGCCTCGAGCACGCGATGGAGGCGATTACGGAGGCGGTGAAACTCGACACTGGAGCGGTGAGGAAGGTGTACACATTGTCGGGTCAGCAAGTGACCTCGCTTGAACAATTCTTCGAGAATGACGACATCTTTGTGGCTTACGGCCCGGAGAAGTCCGTACAGGAAGACTTCGAGCTGGACTTCGAGGAAAGCAAATGTGTGCAGAGTTTCCGCCGATGTCCGTGGAGTTTCAAACGACAGAGCGGACCGATGCCGCGAATGCCGAGAAAGTCTGGCAAGAAAACGCTTTCCACACCGCAAGTCAGGACTCCCAGTCCATCATCATTGATACTGCCACAGCCTCTAAGGTTGCATTACACCGTAGGACATATAATTGGAGATGGAAATTTTGCTGTTGTCAGACATTGCACCCACAA atCTAGCGGTGCTGAATACGCTATGAAAATCGTGGATAAGTACAAGTGTCAAGGGAAAGAAACAATGCTAGCGAGTGAGGTAGCAATACTAAGACAAGTTTGTCATCCCAATATAATTAGCTTGATCGCGGAACAAGATACTGCCGAACAGCTATTTTTAGTTATGGAACTCGTCAAG GGTGGAGATTTGTTCGATGCAATCGCAGTTGCAACGAAATTCTCTGAAGCAGAGGCAAGCGTGATGATTAGTCATTTAACTTCTGCGTTGGCTTACTTACATTCACATCATATCGTACACCGTGATGTCAAGCCAGAGAATCTCCTGGTTGAGATGGATGGCAGTCATGTTAGATGCTTGAAATTAGGTGACTTCGGACTCGCGCAAGTAGTGCGAGAACCTTTGTACACAGTCTGTGGTACACCTACTTATGTAGCACCGGAAATCCTTGCTGAAACTGGATACGGTTTAAAG atTGACGTATGGGCGGCCGGAGTAATTCTATATATTCTCCTATGTGGTTTTCCGCCATTCGTATCAGTAGATAATGAACAGGAGGAACTGTTTGAGCGTATCCTGAGCGGTCAATATGAATTCACATCACCATACTGGGATACGATATCGGATTCCGCGAAGCAACTCATCTCGAACATGTTGCAGGCACAGCCAGAGCTTCGATTCAGCGCAGAAGATGTGCTAGATCATCCGTGGCTCGCG CAGAGCTTTCTAGGAGGCGAGCAGAccgcagcaacagcaacagccaCCGACGCATCGGCGGAGCAATACTGGGATCAGCAGCGTAAGCCGATAAGATTGGCCACCTTTGAATTCGACTTCAAGAAGCAGCGCAATCAACGACAAGACGACGATACCAAGACAAGAGCTGACTGGAAGAATGATATTGACTGTCATGATTCACCATTTATCGATACCCGAAAAAAATTGGATGAACAGAATCACGATGAAATCGATTTTGCCAATGGCAATAGCAACGAAAATGATGAAGTGTTTCTTAGCTCCGACTGTTTGAGAGACATCAATAGTCTGAGTCGATCGATGCACGATCTAATAGACAGTTTAAACGATAACAAAACGCCACGACGTCGTCTCGAATCACAAAGCGCTACTTCGTCGCTCAACAGCATTCCAGAGAATTTAAATACGTGCAATTATCGTAGTAATTCACCGATTCGTTGCAGCATCATCGAGAAGACAGTTACGTTTCCTAGGAATCATCGAGGCGATCAGAAAAACGGAAACTCGGTAAAAGAGCCGAGGTACCGTTACATACATACTAGTTCGATACATTCGAACTGCGAAACGCCGAAGTCGACGCATAAATCCACGAATCGGCAAAGTAAATGCAACCAGAAGAACTTTTACGCCAAGCTGAATCGCGAAAACAAATTCGACAGCGATGACTTCCGCAACAGCAACGCGACTGCGTCGACGTCGAGTGATAGCCTGACAGGTGACAGTTCGACCGGCAACGACATCGAGACTTCTGACAGTTTTGTAAACATACAATTTGCACGATTGACACGCGGGCAAAAATCGAGCTCGACGCAAAGTATGGAATCAACCGACAGCTTCGAGAATGTGAGTTTCCAATACATGAACCGGAACAATTGTCTCGATGATCATTCCTCACCGATTTCTTCGAAGCTGGTGAACAATCAGACTCAGAATACGACTGCTGCGAGGATATTGCAGACTCGAATAGCTGTGCTGAATACGTTAAGATCATCTAAATTGGACAACCAACCGGATAAAAAGAACTGCAACAGTCCATTCAATTTGGTTCAAGAAATGGGCAAATGCGACATGAACGAACCGGTGAAGTTGCGACACGAAAGATACGTTAATAAGAAGAGTCATCAAATAGATTCTCAAAGTTTTAAGAACAAGAGATACAGTTGTTTTTCTCCATGCACAACAAAGGGCTTGCCTGAGGAAGTCGGAGGCAGTGGTGGCAATAAAGTGACACCGCGGAAGTTTAACTCGACGGATGAATTGCGCGACGAAGTGAGGCAAAAGCCGGCAGCGCGGACAAAGCGATTCAGTCTGTACTATACTCCGCAACCATTGAGGAAAACATACGAGAGTGAAGCGAAGACCGGGAGGATTACGTACAAAGCGACAGGTCGCACGCAAAAATCTGAGATGAGCAAAGGAAAGGATGGAGAGGAGATAGAAAGAATGGAAAAAGTAGATAAGAACCGGAGATCAGTAATCGGCGCTTCGACGATCGCCAGCAGGAGCAAATCTAACAGGCAAAATGTCCATGTGAAATCAAGCGGTATATTAAACACCACCAGGACAAAGTGA
- the LOC105207674 gene encoding serine/threonine-protein kinase GL21140 isoform X2 produces the protein MMEEPLSQSASPASGGNFSVSDGGELNSTTIVSLDERILDITSRHTLNVLRTPPTKKAKRVRFFRNGDKYYTGVVMAVTPERYRSFDSLATDLTRALVSNVTLPNGVRTIYTMDGRKIQTVSDLEDGKCYVVSGQGEIFKKVEYSASKVRRGSSLSGLPQSPATSSGGGGTGRQISAIPLCVKARIVTLIRHGTKPRKVMRLLLNKRNAPSLEHAMEAITEAVKLDTGAVRKVYTLSGQQVTSLEQFFENDDIFVAYGPEKSVQEDFELDFEESKCVQSFRRCPWSFKRQSGPMPRMPRKSGKKTLSTPQVRTPSPSSLILPQPLRLHYTVGHIIGDGNFAVVRHCTHKSSGAEYAMKIVDKYKCQGKETMLASEVAILRQVCHPNIISLIAEQDTAEQLFLVMELVKGGDLFDAIAVATKFSEAEASVMISHLTSALAYLHSHHIVHRDVKPENLLVEMDGSHVRCLKLGDFGLAQVVREPLYTVCGTPTYVAPEILAETGYGLKIDVWAAGVILYILLCGFPPFVSVDNEQEELFERILSGQYEFTSPYWDTISDSAKQLISNMLQAQPELRFSAEDVLDHPWLASFLGGEQTAATATATDASAEQYWDQQRKPIRLATFEFDFKKQRNQRQDDDTKTRADWKNDIDCHDSPFIDTRKKLDEQNHDEIDFANGNSNENDEVFLSSDCLRDINSLSRSMHDLIDSLNDNKTPRRRLESQSATSSLNSIPENLNTCNYRSNSPIRCSIIEKTVTFPRNHRGDQKNGNSVKEPRYRYIHTSSIHSNCETPKSTHKSTNRQSKCNQKNFYAKLNRENKFDSDDFRNSNATASTSSDSLTGDSSTGNDIETSDSFVNIQFARLTRGQKSSSTQSMESTDSFENVSFQYMNRNNCLDDHSSPISSKLVNNQTQNTTAARILQTRIAVLNTLRSSKLDNQPDKKNCNSPFNLVQEMGKCDMNEPVKLRHERYVNKKSHQIDSQSFKNKRYSCFSPCTTKGLPEEVGGSGGNKVTPRKFNSTDELRDEVRQKPAARTKRFSLYYTPQPLRKTYESEAKTGRITYKATGRTQKSEMSKGKDGEEIERMEKVDKNRRSVIGASTIASRSKSNRQNVHVKSSGILNTTRTK, from the exons ATGATGGAGGAACCATTGAGTCAAAGTGCCTCACCGGCCAGTGGTGGTAACTTTTCAGTGAGCGACGGCGGTGAATTGAATTCGACCACCATAGTCAGTTTAGACGAAAGGATATTGGATATCACGTCGCGGCATACCCTAAATGTTCTCAGAACCCCCCCGACCAAGAAGGCCAAAAGAGTTCGATTCTTCCGCAATGGAGACAAGTATTATACAGGTGTGGTAATGGCAGTGACGCCTGAAAGATATCGCAGTTTTGATAGCCTCGCGACCGACCTGACTCGTGCCCTGGTGTCGAACGTTACCCTGCCCAATGGCGTGCGAACGATATATACTATGGACGGTCGCAAGATACAGACCGTCAGCGATCTGGAGGATGGCAAGTGCTACGTGGTGTCTGGTCAGGGCGAGATCTTTAAAAAGGTTGAATATTCGGCGTCCAAAGTCCGTCGAGGAAGCTCGCTATCCGGGTTGCCACAGTCGCCGGCGACCAGCAGCGGTGGCGGTGGCACCGGCAGGCAGATCAGCGCCATTCCGCTGTGCGTAAAGGCGCGCATAGTGACGCTGATCCGCCACGGTACCAAGCCCCGCAAAGTAATGCGATTGCTGTTGAACAAGCGCAACGCGCCGAGCCTCGAGCACGCGATGGAGGCGATTACGGAGGCGGTGAAACTCGACACTGGAGCGGTGAGGAAGGTGTACACATTGTCGGGTCAGCAAGTGACCTCGCTTGAACAATTCTTCGAGAATGACGACATCTTTGTGGCTTACGGCCCGGAGAAGTCCGTACAGGAAGACTTCGAGCTGGACTTCGAGGAAAGCAAATGTGTGCAGAGTTTCCGCCGATGTCCGTGGAGTTTCAAACGACAGAGCGGACCGATGCCGCGAATGCCGAGAAAGTCTGGCAAGAAAACGCTTTCCACACCGCAAGTCAGGACTCCCAGTCCATCATCATTGATACTGCCACAGCCTCTAAGGTTGCATTACACCGTAGGACATATAATTGGAGATGGAAATTTTGCTGTTGTCAGACATTGCACCCACAA atCTAGCGGTGCTGAATACGCTATGAAAATCGTGGATAAGTACAAGTGTCAAGGGAAAGAAACAATGCTAGCGAGTGAGGTAGCAATACTAAGACAAGTTTGTCATCCCAATATAATTAGCTTGATCGCGGAACAAGATACTGCCGAACAGCTATTTTTAGTTATGGAACTCGTCAAG GGTGGAGATTTGTTCGATGCAATCGCAGTTGCAACGAAATTCTCTGAAGCAGAGGCAAGCGTGATGATTAGTCATTTAACTTCTGCGTTGGCTTACTTACATTCACATCATATCGTACACCGTGATGTCAAGCCAGAGAATCTCCTGGTTGAGATGGATGGCAGTCATGTTAGATGCTTGAAATTAGGTGACTTCGGACTCGCGCAAGTAGTGCGAGAACCTTTGTACACAGTCTGTGGTACACCTACTTATGTAGCACCGGAAATCCTTGCTGAAACTGGATACGGTTTAAAG atTGACGTATGGGCGGCCGGAGTAATTCTATATATTCTCCTATGTGGTTTTCCGCCATTCGTATCAGTAGATAATGAACAGGAGGAACTGTTTGAGCGTATCCTGAGCGGTCAATATGAATTCACATCACCATACTGGGATACGATATCGGATTCCGCGAAGCAACTCATCTCGAACATGTTGCAGGCACAGCCAGAGCTTCGATTCAGCGCAGAAGATGTGCTAGATCATCCGTGGCTCGCG AGCTTTCTAGGAGGCGAGCAGAccgcagcaacagcaacagccaCCGACGCATCGGCGGAGCAATACTGGGATCAGCAGCGTAAGCCGATAAGATTGGCCACCTTTGAATTCGACTTCAAGAAGCAGCGCAATCAACGACAAGACGACGATACCAAGACAAGAGCTGACTGGAAGAATGATATTGACTGTCATGATTCACCATTTATCGATACCCGAAAAAAATTGGATGAACAGAATCACGATGAAATCGATTTTGCCAATGGCAATAGCAACGAAAATGATGAAGTGTTTCTTAGCTCCGACTGTTTGAGAGACATCAATAGTCTGAGTCGATCGATGCACGATCTAATAGACAGTTTAAACGATAACAAAACGCCACGACGTCGTCTCGAATCACAAAGCGCTACTTCGTCGCTCAACAGCATTCCAGAGAATTTAAATACGTGCAATTATCGTAGTAATTCACCGATTCGTTGCAGCATCATCGAGAAGACAGTTACGTTTCCTAGGAATCATCGAGGCGATCAGAAAAACGGAAACTCGGTAAAAGAGCCGAGGTACCGTTACATACATACTAGTTCGATACATTCGAACTGCGAAACGCCGAAGTCGACGCATAAATCCACGAATCGGCAAAGTAAATGCAACCAGAAGAACTTTTACGCCAAGCTGAATCGCGAAAACAAATTCGACAGCGATGACTTCCGCAACAGCAACGCGACTGCGTCGACGTCGAGTGATAGCCTGACAGGTGACAGTTCGACCGGCAACGACATCGAGACTTCTGACAGTTTTGTAAACATACAATTTGCACGATTGACACGCGGGCAAAAATCGAGCTCGACGCAAAGTATGGAATCAACCGACAGCTTCGAGAATGTGAGTTTCCAATACATGAACCGGAACAATTGTCTCGATGATCATTCCTCACCGATTTCTTCGAAGCTGGTGAACAATCAGACTCAGAATACGACTGCTGCGAGGATATTGCAGACTCGAATAGCTGTGCTGAATACGTTAAGATCATCTAAATTGGACAACCAACCGGATAAAAAGAACTGCAACAGTCCATTCAATTTGGTTCAAGAAATGGGCAAATGCGACATGAACGAACCGGTGAAGTTGCGACACGAAAGATACGTTAATAAGAAGAGTCATCAAATAGATTCTCAAAGTTTTAAGAACAAGAGATACAGTTGTTTTTCTCCATGCACAACAAAGGGCTTGCCTGAGGAAGTCGGAGGCAGTGGTGGCAATAAAGTGACACCGCGGAAGTTTAACTCGACGGATGAATTGCGCGACGAAGTGAGGCAAAAGCCGGCAGCGCGGACAAAGCGATTCAGTCTGTACTATACTCCGCAACCATTGAGGAAAACATACGAGAGTGAAGCGAAGACCGGGAGGATTACGTACAAAGCGACAGGTCGCACGCAAAAATCTGAGATGAGCAAAGGAAAGGATGGAGAGGAGATAGAAAGAATGGAAAAAGTAGATAAGAACCGGAGATCAGTAATCGGCGCTTCGACGATCGCCAGCAGGAGCAAATCTAACAGGCAAAATGTCCATGTGAAATCAAGCGGTATATTAAACACCACCAGGACAAAGTGA